The genomic region CTATTTTTATGGATAGATACACTCAGGATATTGATAGATTAGGCGCTCTTTCCACAGACTTACGCACACACCCAGACTACAGGCCATAAGCATTCCTGAAGATAAATTTTTGAATTCTCCTGGCCCTTCTTTTTAGAGGGGCTTTTTTGTTTTCTCAAACGCGCTATTTTATTTGAAGAGAAAGCTAGCGTGATAAATATTATTTAGGTGGGAGGAGCTCAGCAAATGGATGAAAAAAATAAAAGCTACATGAATGGAAAAGAGTTTTTAATTCCACTCGCTTGGCTAATAAGTGCCTGTTTAAGTTTCCATCTATCCCACTTAGGATTAACGGCATTTTTCCCCCTGTTTTTCTTAAGTTTGTGGCAAATAACTAAAATTAAATCTATACCAATAGCTTTTATCAATGGCATTATTTTAGGTTTTGGTATTTATACTTATCACCTCCAGTTTTTTATTTCCATCTTCAATCATTTTGCCTATAATCTCTTTTGTGTGCTCGCCTTTTGGTTAGCCCTTTTTCTAGCGATCTCGGTTTGGCTTCGTCGGGTGTACTCGAGTAAAACAATTGCCTGGCTGATTCCAGTACTGTATTTTTCACTCGAATTTATTCGTTGTGAATTGTACCCACTCAAATTTTCTTGGGTGATCCCAGGGCTTAGTTTTTCCGAATCTAGTTATTATTCAGGCCTGGGAATTTGGGGAGTTTACGGGATTTCCTTTTTTTGCTTTTTATTGATCACTTTTGGAGAGAACTGGATTGAGAAAAAGAAGCTCAAAATCATAGCCTTTGTGAGTCTTTGCCTGCTCTGCCAAATCAGTTCACTTATGAGTACATCAGCAGAAACAGAGGGAGAAGGGCCACACATTACGGGCATTCAATGGGAAATGGGATCTCATAAAGACATTCTCGATTCTCTCGATCAAGCTTTAGAAACGTATCCTGATACAAAGCTTTTTTTCTTGAGTGAATATAGTTTTGATGAAGGCATACCTCAGCTTATTAAGGATTGGTGCCAAGTCAATCAACGTTACCTACTCGCAGGGACAACGGAGACAATCAAAGAAAGTGCAGTTATCAATAAAGACGTAAAAAGTATTGGTGGCAAAAAGAAAAAGCGGGCATATTTCAATATGGCAATGATTGTTGATCCTCGTGGAGAAATTATTTTCAAGCAAGCAAAAGTGATGCCAATTCAATTTTTCAATGATGGGGAACCAGCAAAGAGTCAGCAATTATGGGATTCCCCTTGGGGAAAAATTGGCATCGGCATTTGTTACGACTTGAGCTATAGCAAAATAATGGATGAACTTGTTCGTCAGGGCGCTCAAGCTTTATTAATCCCTACAATGGATGTGGAGCATTGGGGAGAGCAACAACATAAGCTGCATGGTCGTATAGCTCCCACCCGTGCAGGGGAATATGGTATCCCCGTTTATCGCGTTTGTAGTTCGGGGATATCACAGTTTGTTGATGCTCAAGGTCACATTCAAGCTCAAGGATCCTTTATCGGTCAAGGAGATACCTTCTCGGCAAAACTAGTCATGGCAGAGCAGGGGACGCGTCCCCTCGATCGTTTTCTGATTTATCCTGCTTTGATCATTAGTTTTTTAGCATTCCTTTTCTCATTTTTTAAGGCCTTCAAAAAAATACGATGAACCATGACAAGGGGAATTGTCCCTAATCGCCTGTGTGGCAACACCCTCCGCTGGCCGAAGAGCGGCGCTCCTTGGTGTGCGAAGCACCGTGCCCTCTATTCTGGTCAAGTGTATATCTTTTTTCCCGCCCACGACGGCAAATGGCCTGGGACCGCCAAGCACCTGCTTGGCACTGGCTCCAAAATTGATGTGGTTTTTTTACCCGCCTGTGTGGCAATACCCTCCGGTGGCCGAGGAGCCCTCGGGGCCCTACTAAAAAATTTAGCAGAACGCTTGAAGTTCCTCTCGTATGCATCGCATCATGACCTCTATTCTGGGTGATCATGAAAACTTTCACTCGATTTTAAATTTACTTGCCTTTCCAAGTGATTGGTTTACTTTGCAAAAAAATTAAGGTAAGAAATATGAATGGCCCTCCACAAGTTGATCCCCCGAATCCGGAAATTTATACCCTCATGGGTGAAGAAAATATCTTTAAACTTCTTCATGATGTCTATGATGAATTTGCGGTATCGTCAATTAAAGAGATGTTTCCAACTGATCCAGAAGGCTTGCAGGAAGCGGCAGATAAATCAGCCTGTTTTTTTGTAGGACTTTGTGGTGGGCCACCACTCTATCATCAGCGCTATGGCAATCCGATGCTGCGTCGTCGTCACTTTCCTTTCCCGATTGACATGAATTCGCGCGATGTCTGGTTGGCTTGCTTCTTAAAAGTCCTAAAGCATCCAGAAAAATATGATTTTCCTGAACAACACATCGATAGCTTCATCGGCTTTATTGCTGGCTTCTCACCTTGGATGGTGAACAAGGAATAGGGAAGGTTCCTTATCATGATCAAAGATCTGGAACAACGTATTATATATGAAAAAGATGGCCTATTAGTCATTAATAAGCCCTATGACCTGCCTTCTACGGGCAGAGCGCTAGATGACGATGATTGTCTTCAGTATTGGCTGATGCAACGACATGGTGGCATGGTATGGGCTGTGCATCAACTGGATGCGGACACTAGCGGTGTCAACATCTTTGTCACAGAAAAGAAGCTTGTGAAGCATTACAAAAAAATGCTAGAGAACACTCAAGCAGATAAACAATATCTAGCGATCGTTCATGGTATCCCTAAATGGAATAAATGTGAAGAGCATGGCCGTATTGGCAAGATAGATTCTCGAAGTCTAGGCATTCATCCTGAGGGAAAAACAGCTCATAGTAAATTTGAAGTCTTAGGAAGCGGTATAGACTGTAGCCTCATCAGAGTCAGGATATTTACGGGTCGAACACATCAGATCCGTATTCACCTGAGTCACTTATCTCATCCACTTATTGGTGAAGAATGGTACCGTGAGCCAGCTTGTACATTACATAAACGTCAGGCACTCCATTGTCTTAAAATTCACTTGCCTCAGACGGGGGATGCTTTCACCGCACCATTAGCGGAAGATTTATATCAATTGACTCAAAGTCAAGGTTTGAGTCAATATATGGAAGCGAACTTAAATGTATAATGAACTGATTGATTTGTGGTGAAGATGCGAGCGAACTTCAGGCAGTGGAAAAGTAATAACTTTTATAGAATTCACTAAGTGTTAAGACTCCGTATAAACTTCATCGATAAATTCACTCATTTCCTTGTCATGAAATGCTTGTGAGTTTTGTATTTATTTTCAGACTCTTCTAATTTGTTTAAGTGAAAAATTGACAATAGACGAGGATACCTAAATCATGGCGACCAAGCTAACGAAAACAGCGATTAAAAAATTCAAAGATGCTTTTCAAAATCGAGTAGAGATAACCCTGGCAAAAGATTTGTCAGAATGTACGAAACACGATCTTTATATGGCCTTGGCTTACACAGTGCGTGACCTTCAGGTAGAGGCTTGGAAAAAAACAAATCATAAACTCTCCAGTAAAGATGCCCCAAAGAGAATGTATTACATTTCGCTTGAGTTTTTGATGGGCAGAACTCTTGGCAATAGTTTGATTAATTGTGGTTTCTTTGATCAAGCGGACAATGCTTTAAAAGATCTTGGTGTTGAACTCGAAGACCTACTCGATGAAGAAATGGATGCGGGCTTAGGTAATGGTGGTCTCGGTCGCTTGGCAGCTTGCTTCCTCGATTCTATTGCGAGCTTAAATCTTCCAGGTTCTGGCTCGGGCATTCGTTATGACTACGGAATTTTTCGTCAAAAAATTGATCATGGTCACCAAGTAGAAGAACCCGACAACTGGTTGCGCTATGGTAATCCTTGGGAAGTGGTGCGTCCCGAACGCAAACGCGTAATAAAATTTTATGGTCATGTAGAATGCTACAAAGATCATGCGGGTAAGCAGTGGTGCACATGGCTTAATACGGAAGATGTCTTAGCCATGCCTTACGATACGCCGATTCCTGGTTACTCAATGGATACAGTGAATACTCTACGTCTGTGGTCAGCACGTTCGATTTTTGGTTTCAACCTTACGGATTTCAATCAAGGCGATTTTATTAATGCCAATATTCAGAAATCACTCACAGAAAATATCACCAAAGTCCTTTATCCCAACGATAATAATTACGAAGGCAAAGAACTTCGCTTGAAGCAGCAGTATTTCTTAGCTGCGGCGACTCTCGGCGATATGATGGAAGACTTCAAAGAATTGGGTCTACCAATCCAAGACCTGCCGAAGAAAGTTGTCTGCCAACTCAATGATACTCACCCTTCAATTGCAGTCCCTGAACTAATGCGAATTCTTATGGATGATGAAGGGCTAGAATGGGATGAGGCATGGGGCATTACTCGCCAAGTCTTTGCTTATACAAATCATACTCTACTTGCGGAAGCACTTGAAAAATGGTCTGTTGCTTTAATTGAAAATTTACTGCCACGCCACATGCAAATCATCTACGAGATCAATTATCACTTCTTGCGTGAGGTCGCTCAAAAATACCCTGGTGATAATGAGCGCCAACGTGATATGTCCATCATTCAGGAAGGTGGCGAAAAGTTAGTGCGCATGGCTTATCTAGCGATTGCGGGCAGTTTCTCTGTCAATGGCGTAGCGGCAATGCATACTGAACTTCTCAAGCATGATTTGGTTAAAGATTTTTATGACCTCTACCCAGATAAATTCAATAATAAAACAAATGGCATCACGCCGCGTCGCTGGTTGCGCAAATGTAATCCTGAACTCTCAGATTTAATCACTTCTAAAATTGGTGATAAGTGGGTAACGGATCTCGATGAGCTACAGAAGCTGATTCCTTTTGCTGAAGATAAAGTCTTCCGTAAAGAAATTCGTGCGATCAAAAAGAATAACAAAATTCGCCTCGCAGAATATGTAAAAGATCTCACCGGTGATGAACTTGATGTGAATTCAATTTTTGCAGTTCAAGTCAAGCGACTCCACGAGTACAAACGTCAGTTACTCAATATCCTGCATGCGATCCATTTGTATCAAAAGATTAAAGCCAACCCAAAAGGCCACTATACGCCACGTACAATTATTCTTGCGGGCAAGGCAGCTCCGGGTTATTTTATGGCAAAGCTGATCATTAAGATGGTGAATTCGGTTTCGGCAATTGTCAATAATGATCCCGACGTCAACAAATTCCTCAAGGTGCTTTTCTTACCAAATTACAGTGTGAGCATGGCAGAAGTTCTTGTGCCTGCTACTGATCTTTCTGAGCAGATTTCTACTGCGGGCAAGGAAGCCTCGGGAACTGGCAATATGAAATTCGCACTCAATGGAGCTCTTACGGTGGGAACACTTGATGGTGCAAATGTTGAGATTAAAGATGCGGTAGGCGATGATAATATCTATATTTTCGGTCTTGATGTTGATGGCATTACCAGCCTTGATCAGAATGGTTACAACCCTCATGATTACATGCCTCATGGTTCCCATCTTGCTAATGTGCTCGATTTAATATCTTCGGGCTTTTTCTGTCCCGAAGAACCTGAGCTTTTCCGTCCGCTCGTTGATTCACTCACCATTGGTGGCGATCACTATAAATTGGCCGCTGATTTTGAAGCTTATGCTGCAGCAGAAGAACTTGTGTCTAATGATTTCATTAAAGAAGACGATTGGTCAAAACGTGCTATTCTCAACATTGCAAATATGGGCGGCTTTTCATCCGACCGAACTATTAAACAATACGCAGAAGAAATTTGGGATATTAAGCCCTACTAAGAGAGTAAAATGATAACATCAGATCAACTGCATCAAAAACTTAAGCACGTAACCGTTGCAGGTTCTACCTGTAGCTACACAGAAGAATATTGCGATAAAATCGCTCCGATAGTGAATGAGATTAATCGTCTCAAAGAAGAAACGAACACAGTAATCTTAGCTCACTCCTACGTCAATCCCGAGATTGTCTATGGCGTGGCTGACTACACCGGAGATTCTTATCAGCTCAGTCGCAACGCTCTCGAGAGTGGTGCGGACAATATACTTTTTGTAGCCGTGAAATTTATGGCGGAAACCGCAAAAATTCTCAATCCAGAAAAAAATGTATACGTTCCAGCTGCCCTCAATGGCTGCAGCTTGGCCGACTCAATTACCGGTGCAGATGTACGTAAGCTCAAAGAAGATAATCCTGATTATACTTTTGTTTGCTACATCAATACCACCGCAGACGTTAAAGCTCAGTGCGATGTCTGTGTGACTTCGGGCAATGTTTATAACATTATTGAATCACTTCCTACCGACAAGATTTACTTTGTTCCAGACAAATTAATGGGCCTCAATATCATTGACGAAATGACTCGTCGTGGAGTTGAAAAAGATATCAAGCTTTGGGATGGAGTCTGCTACGTTCACGAAGAATATGATCCCGATATGATTGATTATATTCGCGGCGAATTTGACGGTGTTAAAGTTTTGGCTCACCCAGAATGTAGCCCTGGCGTTTTAAATCATTCTGATTTTGTGGGTTCTACTGCACAGTTACTCAAGTTTATGGAAACTTCGGATGCAGAAGCATTTTTGATGCTTACTGAGTGCGGTCTTTCAGCACGTTTACAGGTTGAAATGCCCGAGAAGAATTTTGTGGGTTCTTGTTCCGTATGTAAATACATGAAAGCAAATACACTCGAGAATATCTTGGAATGCTTAAAAAACCCAAAACCACAGAATGAGATTCACCTCACTAAAGAAGATGTCCAAGGCTCACGTCGTTGTATCGACGCCATGTTTCATTACGCAGAGAAAACGACTAGCAAGTAGTACGATAATACGCATCTAGTACTTCTTAGCTTCATTAAAAAAGCCGAATCACATTTGTGATTCGGCTTTTTATGTATCTATACTAAAGAGATATCTTATTATGACTAATAAGGTTGTGGTGAAGTTGTTTAGGAAGCTTAATTGTGTAAGTTTGATAAGAGTTAAAAGCAATGGATCAATCAGTACTTAAAGTATGAAAAAGCCTTCAATATCAATCGTCATTCCCGCTCTTAATGAAGCCGCTAATATTAGCAATATTTGTGCTTGTTTAAAAGCGCAAACTTATGCTGCAGTAGAAGTGATTATTGTCGATGGCGGCAGTACTGATAAGACTCAAGAATTATTCGAAAAAGAGGGCATGAGGGTATTGTCGGGCCCGCGAGGTCGAGGCAATCAAATTCACCTAGGAAGCTTAAAAGCCAAAGGTGATATTATTTTTGTGATGCATGCCGATATGACTCTGGATTCACAAGTCTTAGAAAAAATCGCTTCCGCCTTTTCTAAAGATGACTTATTAATCGGCGGTTGTGTGGGATCGGCTTTTGATCAAGATTTTTTTAAATTCCGTTTTCTTTCTTGGCTCAATAATCTACGAATCACATTAACGGGAATCAGTTTTGGTGACCAAGGCCAGTTTTTTTTACGTCAAAGAGGCTTGGATGAGAGCTGGATTCAGGCGATCCCTTTGATGGAAGACGTGGAATTGGCTTTGCGCATGAAAGCCGCGGGAAAAACAATTCAGCTAAATGGCGGGATTATTGCCTCCACACGACGTTGGCAGCATCGCAGTGTTTTGTTCAACGCAATATATGTGTCTTACCTCTTATCAAAATATCTCTTTTTAAGAAGATTTAAAAAGGATTTTTCAGTAGAGAAATTTTATGAGTCTTACTACAAAAAATAAGACTTAGTAGTTATCTAGACTAATTAGTACACTTTCCGCCGCTGCGGTAACAGAAGTCGTAACAAGCCTTATGATTGAGGTAGACGTTACCGAAGCTATCTTTAAGCGTGCTTCCCATTTCGTATTGTGGATCATTATAAATAATGGGGCAAGGATATATTTTCATTTCACCCTTAATTTTCTGTAGAGTTCTACCATTGTGACACTGAAAATCCTTGGCTTTTACTCCGGGAAGCTGCATGCAGTGTTCAGAGAGAAATACTTTTTCATGAACTTCGTCAATGCGTTCAAGATTGGTGCCCATTTCAAGATTATAAGGCAAAAGTTTGACGTCGACATCTACTCCATAAGGTGAGAACAGTTGATGAAACTTATCTTCAATTTCATCGGCCTGTAATTCATGACCTTCATAAACAATAGCCGATGCAGTAATGATCACCTGAAAGCCCGCCAGGCTAATTTTCACGGCATTAATAAGCGTTTTTTGGAAGTTGCCCTGATCACGTATTTGATCGTGCCTAGCTTCTTCAAAGTGATCCATACTGATGCGAAAACTTAGCGTAGAGTCCGACTTGATCTGCTTGAGTCGCTCTAAGTCCATACGCAGCGTGGCATTGGTCATAATCGTTGTATCAGCTGTTTCCATTGCCATACCAACAAGACTATAAATATCCTTATTGAGAAAGGGTTCTCCCCCAGTGAAATAAATGTGATTGACGCCAAATTTTTGAGCTTCATCAATGGTGGGCTTTATATCTTCGGTAGTAATCATATCAATGCTATTATTTGTGGGAGAGGACTCTACGTAGCAATGATGACAGGCTAAATTGCAGCGCGAACCAGTGAAGAACCAGAGATCATCTAGCTGATTATTACCCTCAGCATTCTTTTGGAATGAAATATAGCCAGGACGTTTTTTCTGTTGATCAATAGTCATTACTCAAACCGGTAGTTATAGGCTTCAAAATCGGGCCGCTCTTTTGTGACTAAGGTATTAATAGCCTCTTTGAAAACTTTAGGGCTTTTGAGCATATTCGCATTGAGCTCATCAATACTTGTGGGCTCGGAATTAACACCATTAGCATAATCAATGCCAAAACCCAAGAGTAAGTAGGGAATAACTAATTCACCAGCTAAAACGGCCTCAGGGCCACATGTTTGGGAGATGACGTCTGCGTAATTCGCAATAAAGTTAATCTCGGATTTCGAATTCAAACGAGGACCATTGACATGGCCATACGTTAAATTTTTGACGGTATCAAATTGACTTAAATCTTTTTGAAAACCTTGATGAATCAAACTAGCCGCAATTAAATGACCTCGTTGAGGATCATTTTCAGCGGTATAAATACTGCAGAGTTCTCCACTCGGGAGGCGATTATCGGGAAAAAATACGTCATTAAATAAAAGTAATTTGGCGAGGGGAATATCACTTTTGCAGACACCGCAAACAGTGGTGGCAATTATGCGATCAACGCCAAGTTCTTTCATTGCCAACATGTAGGCTCGATAATTGAGCATATTGGGAAGTCTTTCATGGTTTTTCCCATGACGAGAATAGAAGACAACAGGTACGCCCTTGAAACATGCCTTGACCAAAGTGACCTGTCCAAATTTATTGCTAATGAGACAGTTTTCTACATTTTCTAAAGCTAAGTCATAAAGACCCGATCCAGTAATAATTCCAATCATAATTAAAGTATCCTAAGTAACTAATTAGTGGCGTTTTGATTTAGATCATCAATGATAGCGATAATATTTTCTTTGACTTGATTGCGGATAATCTTTATGTTCTCACCTTCTTGTCCTGCAGGGTCATCGATTCCTAAATCATCATAAATGGCTAGTTCGCTTTTCACATTACACCCCATGCTGTAAATACGGTAATAATTTTCATCTTCATCGATGACTTTAGGAAAGAAATTTGAAGAATCATTCATATCCACGCCTTCTTCTTTCATCGCTTCGATACATGCGCTATTTACTTGATCAGCAATATTTGTGCCAGCACTTAGTCCTACAAAATTTTCATTGGTATTATATTTATTAAAGTAAGCTTGGGCCATTTGTGAGCGTCCCGCATTATGACCGCAGAGAAATAAGATTTTCTTTTTCATTAACAGCAAGCTTCTTCCGTATCATCACTCGGGCAGCACTCCAAAACTTCTTTTTCATCATCGGGATTAGAGATAAGGAATTGTCCTTTATAAGGAGGCATGGACAAACGTTTAGCCGTTTCAGTGCAAACTTCTTGGGGGATGCCACGTAAGAAAAGGTGATCTTCATCATCTTTGGCTTCTCGCATAGGGCCAATATAAGTTGCCGCTTGTCCCTTGTAGAGGCATTCGGGGCTACGAACTAATTTGTGGCCACGCACAGTGATGGAGATGAATTTGATGCCTTCAATTTCTTGCCATACAAAACTCTTGAGAACCTCTAATCCGAAGAAACCGGCAGACTCCATTGACTTGAGGTAAGATTGAGTCGTTTCTGCACCACTTAAGCAACCCGACCAAAGGTGTTCATCATCCTTTAGATGCTGGGGAACTTCTTGATCGGAAACAATATCGGAAACGGAGAAAGTTCCTTCATCTTTTAGTACGCGATAAATTTCGCGAAAAACTTTGTCCTTATCGGAAGCTAAATTAATGACGCAATTAGAAATAATAGTATCGGCAATTCCATCTTCCAACGGAAGTTCGTCAATGGTACCTTTAAGGAATTCAACATTGTCATAGCCGAGTGATTGAGCGACTAAAACTTGATTCTTACGAGCTTTATCTAGCATAGTATCGGTCATATCAATACCATAAACTTTGCCACTGGCACCGACTTTTTTAGCAGCAATAAAGCAATCAATTCCCGCTCCAGAACCGAGATCCACAATGACAGCATCTTCTTTGAGAGATCTAAATGCAGTAGGATTCCCGCAACCATAGGAAACATCGGTGACTTCTTTCGGGATATGAGATAATTCTTGATCGCTATAACCGGTAGGGCAGCAGAGTTCTGCTTCTTGTTCTTTTGCGGCTTCTGAGTATCTTTCTCTTACTGATTCTACTATTTTACTCATTAAATTTCTCCTATTTATATTATGATGGATAAGGCCAAAGGGCCGAAAGTTTATTTGAATTTAAAAAGAATTCTTGATGCCTCTTTAAGTCTGCTTCAGTATCTAGATCTGAGAGTGTTTCTAAGAGTTCTACATTGAGATTTTGTTGCTCTGCTAAAGCCAAAGTTTCTTTTAAAACGAGCTCACTACTCCAAGTGATTCCATCAAAGATTTGATGGGCTTGATTCATTGCCATTAGGTAGTAACCACCATCTTTTGCGGGGCCAATAGTAAGATCAGCGGAAGTAAGATTTTTGTAAGCTTCTTGAATGTGATCCATACTTAAGAGGGGGCAATCAGAGCCAATTAAGGCGACTTGCGTAGAATCGTTTAGTTCAGTTTTAAAAGCATTGTGAATGCGATTACCGAGATCACCCTCACTTTGTTTTTTCACTTTTAACTTGGGGTAATATTTCTTGAAAAAATCTTGTGAACCCGCTACATAAAGTACGATTTTAAAACTCTCTTCTTCTTGGCAAGTACTGATCAGGCAATCGAGTAGGGCACGATAAATGTCACAGGCCTTTTCCATACCAATACTTTTTCCCAAGCGGCTTTTCACCTTTCCTGGAACGGGTGCCTTGGCAAAAATAATGAGTTTTTTATTCATGTATTAAATTTACCAGTAAATTTTTAAACGTCATCATCTAGTTCAATCTCGAGTTTGGTTTTTGGGAAAGAAATACAACTTAAGCAAGCACCGGTCTTTTTATCTTCTTCATCAAGGTAATCACTGGGCAGCGAAGTGACTTTCCCTTTTTTGATTTTGACCATGCAGATACCGCAAACGCCGGCACGACAAGAAGATTTTATAGGGACTTGCTGCTGCTCAAGAAAGTTGAGCAGGGTGATATTATCATTATATTGATAGTGCTGACCATTTACGGAGATTTCACAAGCTATTTTATCGCGTTTCTCACTAGCGGGAGAGGCAAAGATTTCATTATGGAATTTGTTTTCTGGCATGCCTTGATTGAGGGCCATGGTTTTGACACTTTCCATTAAGGGAGCAGGGCCACAAGTGTAGAGTGTGGCATTGGGGAAATCGATCTTATATTTAGCAATGACTTCGTCATTTAAACGTCCGCTTTCACCATCCCAGTTTTCTGGAGGCTGAGAAAGAATGGGGATGTAATGAATAGCGGAAGACATAGTGCTAATGATTTTGAGTTCGTCATGGAAAGCCATTTCGTCAATTGTACGAGCAGAGTAGAAGAAATAAATAGGCTGAGAGTGGCCTTTATCCACAGCGTATTTAATCATGGACATCATAGGAGTGATTCCAACGCCGCCAGCAACAAAAATGGAAACCTTGTCATCTGCTTCATAAGCAAAGCGACCAGCGGGATTGCTCACTTTTAAAATATCACCTGCTTTGACTTGTTCGTGCATCCATGTGGAGCCTAGACCATTTTTGATTAGCTTAATAGAGACTTCGTAAATTCCTGGACGAGAGGGGCTGCTATTGAGGGAATAGCAACGAGCCACTTTTTGAGTTTCTCCCGTATGAAAAGTGAGAAATTGTCCTGGATCATAATCAACATATTGTTCAAGAGGGCGGAGACGGAAGTTTTTGATTGTGGGAGTCAATTGTCTAATGTGTAAAACTTCCATTTGTGTAATATTGCCAGTAGATTTTGGTGGACCAACGAGGATCAAATCTTGCTTGTCAGAGCTATCAATTTCTTGAGTGGCACCCAATTCTCGCATCAGAAAAACTAGTACAATAATAAAAGTAAAAATACTGAGCAGTAGCGCATAAGCCTGGAGTTGTTCAAGGGGCCATGAGTCGAAGTTAAACATGATTAAAACTCCCCAGGAACTTTTGTTGTAATCACGGTCTTGTCGCCAATCTTATTAAATGTGAGTGCATCTACTGGGCAAGCATCGATGCAACCACCGCAGCCAATACAGGGACTCGAGTGAAGACCAAAAGATACTTCGATAGGCTTTTTATCCTTATGAGCATACTCATCCACCGCAATCCCCATGGGGCAAGCTTGGGTGCAGAGTCCAATGCCCTTACAATTATCATTGGGAACTACGGCATATCGAGAGCGAGTCCAACGGCCAAATAATTTCATCCAGCGAGCCATTGGGCAGCCATAGCGACACCAAATTCTAGTGCCAAAGAAAGGGTAGAGGCCGACGCCAATAATGGAGCCAAAAGTGAAGTCAATAATCAAATCCTGTACATGCCAAAGGCGGTCATAAGCCCCAGGGCTAATGATGTGGTAAGTATTCAGAATAATGGAAATCCCAATGACAATAGAGAAGATAAACATAAAAACTTGAATCCATTCAAGGGCAAGAGATTTCTCTCCTCGAGGAGTTCCTTCGCGAACCCATTTAGCACCCCATTTGGTGGTGCCGATTGTTTCCGCTAAATTCCCGCAGGCACAGACCCAGCTACAGTAACGCTTGCCAAAAAACCAAACGAATATGGGGATAATCACAAACATATAGATCAGTGCATAGCTGCTGAAAAAAGCAGGGGCCACATAAACGTGAGCCATTTTATGGACTAAATGGAAGGCGCTCACAGTGATTTTTTGATCAGCGGGCAGTGCTTCATCAAAAACGAGTGTTTTGGCATAAACCGATGTGCCAGGGCGCTCATCATTAATGATTTCATAGGAATTCTTATCTTGCAAGATTCCTTCCACGTAAACGAGCAAAGAATACTTTTGATTATCCGGCGAGTAATTAATCGGATTATCTAAACTTATGGTA from Lentisphaera profundi harbors:
- a CDS encoding radical SAM protein; translated protein: MTIDQQKKRPGYISFQKNAEGNNQLDDLWFFTGSRCNLACHHCYVESSPTNNSIDMITTEDIKPTIDEAQKFGVNHIYFTGGEPFLNKDIYSLVGMAMETADTTIMTNATLRMDLERLKQIKSDSTLSFRISMDHFEEARHDQIRDQGNFQKTLINAVKISLAGFQVIITASAIVYEGHELQADEIEDKFHQLFSPYGVDVDVKLLPYNLEMGTNLERIDEVHEKVFLSEHCMQLPGVKAKDFQCHNGRTLQKIKGEMKIYPCPIIYNDPQYEMGSTLKDSFGNVYLNHKACYDFCYRSGGKCTN
- a CDS encoding MTAP family purine nucleoside phosphorylase, which encodes MIGIITGSGLYDLALENVENCLISNKFGQVTLVKACFKGVPVVFYSRHGKNHERLPNMLNYRAYMLAMKELGVDRIIATTVCGVCKSDIPLAKLLLFNDVFFPDNRLPSGELCSIYTAENDPQRGHLIAASLIHQGFQKDLSQFDTVKNLTYGHVNGPRLNSKSEINFIANYADVISQTCGPEAVLAGELVIPYLLLGFGIDYANGVNSEPTSIDELNANMLKSPKVFKEAINTLVTKERPDFEAYNYRFE
- a CDS encoding methyltransferase domain-containing protein is translated as MSKIVESVRERYSEAAKEQEAELCCPTGYSDQELSHIPKEVTDVSYGCGNPTAFRSLKEDAVIVDLGSGAGIDCFIAAKKVGASGKVYGIDMTDTMLDKARKNQVLVAQSLGYDNVEFLKGTIDELPLEDGIADTIISNCVINLASDKDKVFREIYRVLKDEGTFSVSDIVSDQEVPQHLKDDEHLWSGCLSGAETTQSYLKSMESAGFFGLEVLKSFVWQEIEGIKFISITVRGHKLVRSPECLYKGQAATYIGPMREAKDDEDHLFLRGIPQEVCTETAKRLSMPPYKGQFLISNPDDEKEVLECCPSDDTEEACC
- a CDS encoding TIGR04282 family arsenosugar biosynthesis glycosyltransferase — encoded protein: MNKKLIIFAKAPVPGKVKSRLGKSIGMEKACDIYRALLDCLISTCQEEESFKIVLYVAGSQDFFKKYYPKLKVKKQSEGDLGNRIHNAFKTELNDSTQVALIGSDCPLLSMDHIQEAYKNLTSADLTIGPAKDGGYYLMAMNQAHQIFDGITWSSELVLKETLALAEQQNLNVELLETLSDLDTEADLKRHQEFFLNSNKLSALWPYPS
- a CDS encoding iron-sulfur cluster-binding domain-containing protein — translated: MFNFDSWPLEQLQAYALLLSIFTFIIVLVFLMRELGATQEIDSSDKQDLILVGPPKSTGNITQMEVLHIRQLTPTIKNFRLRPLEQYVDYDPGQFLTFHTGETQKVARCYSLNSSPSRPGIYEVSIKLIKNGLGSTWMHEQVKAGDILKVSNPAGRFAYEADDKVSIFVAGGVGITPMMSMIKYAVDKGHSQPIYFFYSARTIDEMAFHDELKIISTMSSAIHYIPILSQPPENWDGESGRLNDEVIAKYKIDFPNATLYTCGPAPLMESVKTMALNQGMPENKFHNEIFASPASEKRDKIACEISVNGQHYQYNDNITLLNFLEQQQVPIKSSCRAGVCGICMVKIKKGKVTSLPSDYLDEEDKKTGACLSCISFPKTKLEIELDDDV
- a CDS encoding 4Fe-4S binding protein, producing MKRSKLEMIFLVLFLPAIIFIYTMKSYPAVITNALGINDPFGDFFFFFGKSPNFWYQTLYTGIVVIISAMLLFKGKSPYGKRAGKASLSSYQKKKFTSILLVQLVGFYFMPFVLPMINGGDWSDKAPKNDIVLEAPANTISLDNPINYSPDNQKYSLLVYVEGILQDKNSYEIINDERPGTSVYAKTLVFDEALPADQKITVSAFHLVHKMAHVYVAPAFFSSYALIYMFVIIPIFVWFFGKRYCSWVCACGNLAETIGTTKWGAKWVREGTPRGEKSLALEWIQVFMFIFSIVIGISIILNTYHIISPGAYDRLWHVQDLIIDFTFGSIIGVGLYPFFGTRIWCRYGCPMARWMKLFGRWTRSRYAVVPNDNCKGIGLCTQACPMGIAVDEYAHKDKKPIEVSFGLHSSPCIGCGGCIDACPVDALTFNKIGDKTVITTKVPGEF